From Pseudoalteromonas sp. Scap06:
TAACAACGCTTAATATAGCAACGGGTAACTTATCTGAAACAACCTCAGCAACTAGTTCTGGCATGCAAGAGCAATTGCATGAAGCGGACATGGTGGCAACGGCAGCCACAGAAATGCAAGCAACGATTCAAGATATTTCACATAATACAGAAGCTGCAGCTAAAAAAGCTGAATCAACCAATGTAAGTGCTCAACAAGGTCAGGTTGAAGTAGAGTCAACCATTAAACATATTAATGCTTTGTCTGATTCGCTTGGTAAGGCCTCTAGCGTGGTGTCACAGCTAGAAAAAGATGGTGAAACCATTGGCTCTGTACTTGATGTAATTCGTGCCATTGCAGAACAAACTAATTTACTGGCTCTAAATGCGGCTATTGAAGCAGCAAGAGCGGGTGAGCAAGGTCGTGGTTTTGCGGTTGTTGCAGATGAGGTGCGCTCACTTGCACAACGCACGCAAGAGTCAACTAGCGAAATTGAGGGTATTATTAACACCTTACAACAGCGTACCCAAGAGGTAGTAAGTATCATGCATCAGTGTCGTACTCAAGGTGGTGAGAGTGCAACACAAGCAACAAAAGCGGGTGAATTGCTAGGAGCTATCACTGTTGATGTGCAAACGATTATGGAAATGAGTACACATATTGCTACTGCTATTGATGAACAGAGCCAGGTAGCATCAGAGGTTAATAAAAACGTAGTCCGTATTCGAGATATTGCTGAAGGGGCTGCTGCTCATTCACAAACGAATGCGCAAACAAGTGAAGAGGTATCTGAGCAATCAAGGGTGCTTCATCAAGCAATCTCAAAATATAAAGTTTAATTATCCATAGAAACAAGCGGCTTAATTGCCGCTTGTTTGTTATTAACGAAGCAGAAGCATCATAACTGACGTTAAGGTACAAATTTTATTGGTACGCTATCTTTGTTATTTTCATGTTGTTTAACACGTTCTAAATAAGTGTCCCACAACTTAGTATGTTCGGCTTGTAACTTAGCCAAATATTGCCAGCTAAACAACCCGCTGTTGTGCCCGTCGTCAAACTCTAAACGCAACGCGTAATGCCCTACGGGTGTAATGCTTTTAATGCCCACTGTTTGTTTATTAAGTACTAACTTCATAGGCTCAGAGCCATGGCCTTGCACCTCGGCTGAGGGAGAGTGAACCCGTAAAAATTCAGTACTGAAGGTTGCGTCTGAATGATCATCAAAAAACACATCTAAATTTTTACTTACACTATGATAGTGCACTTTAGTTACTTGTTTCATCGTCATCTCACTTACAAAAAAGCCTCCATGCTGGAGGCTTTTAGTATACATTAAACGGCTGTTAAAGAATAAAGCGGCTTAAGTCTTCATCTTCAACCAGCGCACCTAGGTGCTTTTCAACATAGGCAGCGTCAATAACTAAACTTGAACCCGCTTTTTCAGAAGCATCATATGAAATTTCTTCCATTAATCTTTCCATAACAGTATGCAGACGGCGAGCACCGATGTTTTCGGTTTTCTCATTAACCTGCCAAGCGGCTTTAGCAATTCGCTCAATTGCATCGTCGCTAAATTCAACAGCGACATGCTCTGTTTTGAGTAGCTCGCGTTGTTGCTCCGTAAGTGATGCGTGTGGCTCAGTTAAAATGCGCTTAAAGTCATCGGCTGTGAGTGCTTCAAGTTCAACACGAATAGGTAAACGGCCTTGTAACTCCGGGATCATGTCTGATGGTTTAGACATCTGGAATGCACCTGAGGCAATAAATAGCATATGGTCAGTTTTGACCATGCCATGCTTAGTGTTTACTGTAGAACCTTCAATAAGCGGTAGTAAATCACGTTGTACACCTTCACGGCTTACATCTGGGCCTGAGGCTTCACCGCGCTTACAGATTTTGTCGATTTCGTCAATAAACACAATGCCGTTTTGCTCTACAGCAAAAATTGCCTGCTCTTTTAATTCTTCAGGGTTAACTAATTTTCCGGCTTCTTCTTCGGTAAGTAGTTTAAATGCTTCTTTAATTTTAAGCTTACGTTTAGTGCGTTTATCACCACCCATATTTTGAAACATGCCCTGTAGCTGGTTGGTCATTTCTTCCATACCAGGAGGAGCCATAATTTCAACATTCGGTTGAGCTTGGGCTAAATCAATATCGATTTCTTTGTCATCTAGCTGGCCTTCGCGTAATTTTTTACGAAACGATTGACGTGTCGATGAGCTTTCATCGCGCTGAACTTCCCCATACTGATCTTTCACTGGAGGTAGTAATACATCTAAAATACGCTCTTCAGCGGCTTCTTCTGCACGGTGTTTAAACTTTTTGGTTTGTTGTTCACGGGTCATTTTGATTGAAACGTCGACTAAATCACGGATGATAGTTTCAACTTCTTTACCTACATAACCTACTTCTGTGAATTTAGTGGCTTCCACTTTAATAAAGGGGGCATTAGCCAGTTTTGCTAATCGACGCGCAATTTCCGTTTTACCTACACCAGTAGGGCCAATCATTAAAATATTCTTTGGCGTTACTTCTGCACGTAAATCTTCGTTTAACTGCATACGGCGCCAGCGATTACGAAGGGCAATAGCAACCGCTTTTTTTGCTTTTGCTTGACCAATAATATGTTGGTCTAGCTCATGAACAATTTCTCTTGGGGTCATATCAGACATAGCGGGTTCCTATTACAATTCTTCGATAGTTTGGAAGTTATTCGTAAATACACAGATGTTGCCAGCAATTGTAAGACTTTTCTCTACAATTTCATGGGCACTTAAGTCGGTATTTTCTAATAAGGCGGTTGCAGCAGATTGTGCAAAGTTTCCGCCGCTGCCAATTGCGATCAGGTCGTTTTCAGGTTGTACGACGTCACCATTACCAGTGATGATCAATGAGGCAGTTTCATCAGCAACAGCTAGCAGGGCTTCAAGTTTGCGTAAGGCACGATCGCTACGCCAATCTTTAGCCATTTCTACAGCCGCTTTAGTTAGATTGCCTTGGTGCATTTCTAATTTGCTTTCAAAACGTTCGAAAAGGGTGAAGGCATCAGCAGTACCGCCAGCGAAACCAGCGATTACTTTGCCATTATAAAGACGTCGAACTTTTCGGGCATTGCCCTTCATTACAGTATTACCAAGGGAGACTTGGCCGTCACCACCAATAACAACTTTGTCATCACGGCGTACACTTACGATTGTAGTCATGTTATTCCTCACCATCGCGCTGCAAGGGGGCAGCGCGTAAAAAACGATTATGAAGAGGTTATATGGGTGAATGGTTTAAATTCAAGTCCAGCCCCAAATTCCGCAGCCAACGATATTAATTCGTTTTAGTTTGTTCTTATCACTTTCTGCTTGGCGCTTGGTTTCATAAGGCCCTAAACGCACCTTATACCAAATACCATTAGTACCTGTGGTTTTTTTGATCTCTGAAATTAGCCCAGCAAAGGCTATTTTAGCCTTTAAGGTTTCAGCTTGTTGATGCGTTTTAAATGAACCACACTGCATAACATAAGGGCCTTTTTGTTCAAGTTCTTTCACTTCAACTTGAATTTCATGCTCTTTAATTTCTTTAATAAATTTAGGTGGTCGCGGTTTAGCTATTTCTACTTGTTTTTCGGCTGTTGGGTTTGCTTGTTTTTCAACAAGATCAGGATCGGCATTATTTTTAACAAACCAGAGTCCATATGCAAAGCCACCCACAAGTACTAGTGCAATCAGGGTTAATAACAGCGGAAAAGGTTTTTTAGCCGGTTCTTGTTTGGTGTTTTTTCTATTTTTTGGTTTTTTATTAATATAATCGTGCTGTGCCATGGTGTTATGTGTGGCCTTACCTAAATCATGTCTGTAGGGTCTACGTCTAAACTCCAGCGAACTTTTTGAGCTAGTTTACTGGTGCTGAGATAATCAACCATTTGTGCAAGATACGGATGTAAAATGCGTCGATCTTGCGCTTGAATATGTAATTGAAAACGATACATCCCCGCAATCTTTTCTAAAGGCGCAGGGATAGGTCCAAGCAATTGTATACCAGATACCCCATTGACAGGAACCAAATCCGTTAGAAAGTCGACGACTTGCTTAATGTTATGTCCCTGTGCACGAACTATTGCCATACTGGTGATTGGTGGTAACTGCGCGTCACTTCGTTCAGTGAGCGCAAAGCGGGCAAAATCTTGATAGCCGTTATTAACTAAATCTTGTAATAATGGGTGCTCAGGGAAGTGTGTTTGTAATAATACTTCACCGGGCTCACCAGAACGTCCAGCTCTGCCTGCAACCTGAGTCACTAATTGAGCAAGGTGTTCTGTTGCCCTAAAGTCACACGAATATAAACCACTATCTACATCTAAAATGAGTACTAAGCTTACATCCGCAAAGTGGTGGCCTTTGGCCAGCATTTGCGTACCGACTAAAATGCGTGCGCCACCTTGGTTTATTTCATCCAATGCTTTTTCAAGGCTGCCTTTGCGCCTCGTAGAGTCACGGTCTATTCGGCTAATTGGGATGTCTTTAAATTCAGTACTCAAAAATTCTTCTATTTGTTCGGTGCCTTTGCCGTTAGGAAATATCTGCGTGCTTCCACAGTCAGGGCATTGATGCGGTACTTGATATTGGTCACCACAATGGTGGCAAATCATCTGACCGATGGCTTTATGAAAGGTTGCACTCGTGCTGCAGCGATTACATTCACTTAACCAACCACACTCATGACATATTAAAGTGGGCGAAAAACCACGGCGGTTTAAAAATACCATTACCTGCTTACCTTTATTCAGGTGCTGGCGCATTATCGCTAAGCTCGCATGGGCAATACCCGCTTGATCAGGCTGACCTTTCATGTCGAGAAGCTTAAATTGATTATCGGTGGCCGTTTGTGCACGCTCACTTAATGTGAGTAACTGGTATTTGTTATTAATTGCTTTGTGCAGTGTTTCTAATGCGGGAGTCGCACTGCCTAAAATAAGCGGGATATTTTGCTGATATGCGCGATACGCTGCTAAATCGCGTGCATGATAGCGTAGAGTATCTTGTTGTTTAAATGAAGCATCATGCTCCTCATCAACCACAATCATCCCGAGTTTTAAAAAGGGTAGAAAAATACTCGAACGAGTACCTATAACGATAGCACAACTGCCTTTTTCACAAAACCGCCATGTTTGCAGACGCTCGTTATCGGTGAGCGCTGAATGCCATAGCATAATTGGCGTGTCAGGGAAGCGACGTCTAAAACGATTCACTGTTTGTGGTGTTAAACCTATTTCTGGAACAAGCACTAACGCTTGCTCTCCACGTTTTAACACCTCTTCAAGACACTGTAGGTAAACTTCTGTTTTACCGCTACCCGTGACACCTTCAAGTAAAAAACTATTAAAACCAGCACTTTGATTTATAGTAGTGCAAGCAATTGCTTGTTCTTTATTTAAGCGAGGCTTAGTGCCCACAGTAGGAAAGGCATGTTGCCATTGATTGTCA
This genomic window contains:
- a CDS encoding gamma-butyrobetaine hydroxylase-like domain-containing protein — protein: MKQVTKVHYHSVSKNLDVFFDDHSDATFSTEFLRVHSPSAEVQGHGSEPMKLVLNKQTVGIKSITPVGHYALRLEFDDGHNSGLFSWQYLAKLQAEHTKLWDTYLERVKQHENNKDSVPIKFVP
- the hslU gene encoding HslU--HslV peptidase ATPase subunit, which translates into the protein MSDMTPREIVHELDQHIIGQAKAKKAVAIALRNRWRRMQLNEDLRAEVTPKNILMIGPTGVGKTEIARRLAKLANAPFIKVEATKFTEVGYVGKEVETIIRDLVDVSIKMTREQQTKKFKHRAEEAAEERILDVLLPPVKDQYGEVQRDESSSTRQSFRKKLREGQLDDKEIDIDLAQAQPNVEIMAPPGMEEMTNQLQGMFQNMGGDKRTKRKLKIKEAFKLLTEEEAGKLVNPEELKEQAIFAVEQNGIVFIDEIDKICKRGEASGPDVSREGVQRDLLPLIEGSTVNTKHGMVKTDHMLFIASGAFQMSKPSDMIPELQGRLPIRVELEALTADDFKRILTEPHASLTEQQRELLKTEHVAVEFSDDAIERIAKAAWQVNEKTENIGARRLHTVMERLMEEISYDASEKAGSSLVIDAAYVEKHLGALVEDEDLSRFIL
- the hslV gene encoding ATP-dependent protease subunit HslV, encoding MTTIVSVRRDDKVVIGGDGQVSLGNTVMKGNARKVRRLYNGKVIAGFAGGTADAFTLFERFESKLEMHQGNLTKAAVEMAKDWRSDRALRKLEALLAVADETASLIITGNGDVVQPENDLIAIGSGGNFAQSAATALLENTDLSAHEIVEKSLTIAGNICVFTNNFQTIEEL
- a CDS encoding SPOR domain-containing protein — encoded protein: MAQHDYINKKPKNRKNTKQEPAKKPFPLLLTLIALVLVGGFAYGLWFVKNNADPDLVEKQANPTAEKQVEIAKPRPPKFIKEIKEHEIQVEVKELEQKGPYVMQCGSFKTHQQAETLKAKIAFAGLISEIKKTTGTNGIWYKVRLGPYETKRQAESDKNKLKRINIVGCGIWGWT
- the priA gene encoding primosomal protein N' codes for the protein MCFVEVAIKVPLPRTFDYKVDEQLTPLTKLQPGMRVLVPFGNQRKVAVILSLKTDTEVPEGKIKSIIEVIDNSPVLSAQHLELLKFTARYYCYPLGETIHIALPNALRQGECPDKTSINMLTLTDKGALLPSLKAKTQLNLLKQLSASGKSSLTELKALGFNKKTIDSLLAKELIVQTIEHDNQWQHAFPTVGTKPRLNKEQAIACTTINQSAGFNSFLLEGVTGSGKTEVYLQCLEEVLKRGEQALVLVPEIGLTPQTVNRFRRRFPDTPIMLWHSALTDNERLQTWRFCEKGSCAIVIGTRSSIFLPFLKLGMIVVDEEHDASFKQQDTLRYHARDLAAYRAYQQNIPLILGSATPALETLHKAINNKYQLLTLSERAQTATDNQFKLLDMKGQPDQAGIAHASLAIMRQHLNKGKQVMVFLNRRGFSPTLICHECGWLSECNRCSTSATFHKAIGQMICHHCGDQYQVPHQCPDCGSTQIFPNGKGTEQIEEFLSTEFKDIPISRIDRDSTRRKGSLEKALDEINQGGARILVGTQMLAKGHHFADVSLVLILDVDSGLYSCDFRATEHLAQLVTQVAGRAGRSGEPGEVLLQTHFPEHPLLQDLVNNGYQDFARFALTERSDAQLPPITSMAIVRAQGHNIKQVVDFLTDLVPVNGVSGIQLLGPIPAPLEKIAGMYRFQLHIQAQDRRILHPYLAQMVDYLSTSKLAQKVRWSLDVDPTDMI